From a single Nicotiana tabacum cultivar K326 chromosome 8, ASM71507v2, whole genome shotgun sequence genomic region:
- the LOC142163161 gene encoding uncharacterized protein LOC142163161, with the protein MIHRYCFEALDRTLRDILRFKDASNLDRPFGGKMVVLGGDFRQILPVIPKDTRQDIVNAALNSSYLWNHCHVLKPTKTMRLEGNQVDSHLNDLRQFSDWILAIVDGMIGNSVDGIEKVHIPDGLIINNCGDPIFAIVESTYPDFLSHCSDITYLQQRGILAPTLDMVESIKEYMVSLNQSQPKIFLNSDTICMSDDAFTGLEHVHTPEFLNTIKCSGIPNHVITLKVGVPVMLLRNIVPSSKLCNRTRLIITRLGNRVIEAKVLSGNMVGQKVFIPRMSLTPSDAGIPFKFQRRQFPIVVSFAMNINKSQGQSLSHVGLYLKKSVFTHGQLYVALSRVTKRKGLKIMVYDDDGEISNEAINVVYKEVFRNLLGE; encoded by the coding sequence ATGATTCATAGATATTGTTTTGAAGCTCTAGACAGAACTCTAAGAGATATTCTTAGATTTAAAGATGCATCCAATTTAGATCGACCATTTGGAGGAAAAATGGTTGTTCTTGGTGGTGACTTCAGACAAATACTTCCAGTCATTCCAAAAGATACGAGACAAGATATTGTTAATGCTGCCCTTAATTCTTCATATTTGTGGAATCACTGTCATGTCTTAAAGCCAACAAAAACTATGAGGTTGGAAGGAAATCAGGTGGATTCACATTTGAATGATCTAAGACAATTTTCTGATTGGATTTTAGCAATTGTTGATGGTATGATTGGAAATTCTGTTGATGGTATTGAAAAAGTTCACATCCCTGATGGTCTTATCATAAATAATTGTGGCGATCCAATTTTTGCGATTGTGGAAAGTACATATCCAGATTTTTTAAGTCATTGTAGTGATATAACATACCTACAACAAAGAGGAATTCTTGCTCCCACTCTTGATATGGTTGAATCAATCAAAGAATACATGGTTTCACTaaaccaaagtcaaccaaaaatatttttgaattccGATACAATTTGCATGTCAGACGATGCTTTTACAGGTTTGGAACACGTACATACACCCGAATTCCTAAACACTATTAAGTGTTCTGGAATTCCAAATCATGTTATCACTTTGAAAGTGGGTGTCCCAGTGATGTTATTGAGAAATATAGTCCCATCTTCAAAGCTATGTAATAGAACGAGATTAATCATCACTAGACTCGGAAATCGGGTTATCGAAGCAAAAGTTTTATCGGGAAATATGGTTGGACAAAAAGTCTTCATTCCGAGAATGTCATTAACTCCATCTGATGCAGGGATACCTTTTAAGTTCCAGCGAAGGCAATTTCCAATAGTTGTATCTTTTGCAATGAATATAAACAAAAGTCAAGGACAATCTTTATCTCATGTTGGGTTATATTTGAAGAAATCAGTCTTCACACATGGGCAGCTTTACGTTGCTCTATCACGGGTTACAAAAAGAAAGGGATTAAAGATTATGGTTTATGACGATGATGGAGAAATTTCAAATGAAGCAATAAATGTAGTTTACAAAGAAGTTTTCCGTAATTTACTCGGAGAATGA
- the LOC142163162 gene encoding uncharacterized protein LOC142163162 produces MHVIDTEAAELAAYQLKDVANTWYETWEESRGEDADPATWKYFADAFLEHFLPIEVLEAKALEFERLRQNDISVNEYYLKFVSLAKYAPKMVRDMRDRVRRFVLGLSDDLFADANIAAQNNDMTITKMVAFVQGNEDRLKEEERLRREKEREFSNRAKSAGNFNHGGSQAGGNRQFFKKSKSGPAPSLASAPVPRLKFNKKNHNFTTADSQSQASMGYRVPGYPICNTCAQSTNSAAHHNSQAQQGRGATKSNNAGGGRNRLYALADRQDTEARGDVVTGMLTIFTFDAYALIDPGSTLSYVTPYIAKKFGIEPEKLCEPFEVSTLVGESVIARYIYKGCPVKVHHRLTVADLVELEMLDFDVIMGMDWLESCYAKVGCRTKIVSFEFPGELVLEWKGDAVAPRGRFISYLKARKIISKGYIYHLVRVKDADAQIPTLQSVPIVNEFPEVFPKDLPGIPPDREIDFGIDLLPGTKPISILPYRMAPAELKELKVQLKDLLDKGFISPSVSHWGAPVFETDHAEHLRIVLQTLQDHKLYAKFSKCEFWLKSVAFLGHIISGEGVRVDSQKIEAVKNWPRPTSVSDIRSFLGLAGYYSRFVEGFSSISSPLTRLTQKKVKFQWSDTCEKSFEELKKRLTSAPVLTLPEGTEGFVVYCDASGEVNYLANLGVRLLDSEDGGVVLQNRAESSLVAEVKEKQFSDPYLLQLKEGIHKHKTMVFEQGGDDGTLRYRGRLCVPDVNGLRERIISEAHNSRSWYSVHSKLLEILSEGIGYKGEPQHRFSSSDRWPGGTHHSDS; encoded by the exons ATGCATGTTATAGACACTGAGGCAGCAGAGCTGGCTGCGTACCAGCTGAAGGATGTTGCCAACACGTGGTATGAAACATGGGAAGAGTCCCGGGGGGAGGATGCAGATCCTGCGACTTGGAAATATTTTGCAGATGCGTTCCTCGAGCACTTTCTACCCATTGAGGTATTGGAAGCTAAGGCTTTGGAGTTTGAGAGACTTAGACAGAATGATATAAGTGTGAATGAGTACTACCTCAAATTCGTCTCTCTGGCCAAGTATGCTCCGAAAATGGTACGTGATATGAGGGACAGAGTTAGGCGGTTTGTGTTGGGGCTTTCAGATGATTTGTTTGCTGATGCTAATATAGCTGCTCAGAATAATGACATGACCATCACTAAGATGGTTGCCTTTGTTCAAGGGAACGAAGACAGGTTGAAGGAAGAAGAGCGGCTACGGAGAGAGAAGGAGAGGGAATTTAGCAATAGAGCTAAGTCTGCAGGAAATTTCAACCATGGGGGATCTCAAGCAGGAGGCAATCGCCAGTTtttcaagaaatcaaaatcagGACCTGCTCCATCTTTAGCTAGTGCACCGGTTCCAAGGTTGAAGTTTAACAAGAAAAACCATAATTTCACAACAGCAGACTCACAATCACAGGCTAGTATGGGCTACAGAGTCCCTGGTTACCCTATTTGCAACACGTGTG CTCAGTCCACTAATTCAGCAGCCCATCACAACTCTCAGGCCCAACAAGGGCGCGGTGCAACAAAATCTAATAATGCAGGCGGTGGTCGAAACCGCTTGTATGCATTGGCAGACCGTCAGGATACAGAGGCTCGtggagatgttgtcacaggtatgcTAACAATATTCACTTTTGATGCCTATGCTCTTATAGATCCGGGATCCACCCTATCTTATGTAACCCCATATATTGCAAagaaatttgggatagaaccagaaaagTTGTGTGAACCCTTTGAAGTGTCCACTCTAGTTGGAGAATCAGTTATAGCAAGGTATATCTATAAGGGATGTCCAGTTAAAGTGCATCATCGTCTTACTGTAGCAGACTTAGTAGAATTGGAGATGTTAGACTTCGATGTGatcatgggcatggattggttagagTCATGTTATGCCAAAGTGGGTTGTAGAACCAAAATAGTAAGTTTTGAATTTCCCGGTGAACTAGTCTTAGAATGGAAGGGTGATGCAGTAGCACCtaggggtaggtttatttcctatcttaaagcCAGAAAGATTATCTCCAAGGGATATATCTATCACCTGGTTCGAGTTAAGGATGCAGATGCTCAGATCCCCACTCTCCAGTCGGTACCAATTGTAAATGAGTTTCCAGAAGTGTTTCCCAAAGATCTCCCTGGAATTCCTCCCGATAGagagattgactttggaattgatcTACTTCCAGGCACTAAGCCAATATCTATTCTGCCTTACAGAATGgctccagcagagttgaaagagttaaaagtCCAGTTGAAAGACCTTCTAGATAAGGGATTTATAAGTCCAAGTGTCTCACattggggcgcaccggtctt CGAGACTGACCATGCCGAACATCTCAGAATTGTATTGCAGACACTGCAGGATCACAAgctatatgccaaattttctaagtgtgaattctggttaaaATCAGTAGCATTTTTGGGCCATATCATCTCAGGGGAAGGCGTGAGGGTGGACTCtcagaaaatagaggcagtgaagaattggcctagacccacctcAGTATCCGATATAAGAAGTTTCTTGGgcctagcaggatattatagtcgtttcgtagagggattttcttctatcTCGTCCCCTTTGACTAGATTAACTCAGAAGAAAGTCAAGTTTCAATGGTCAGACACGTGCGAGAAAAGTTTTGAGGAGTTAAAGAAGAGATTGACTTCAGCTCCAGTCCTGACACTACCAGAAGGAACCGAAGGGTTCgttgtttattgtgatgcttcaggg GAAGTCAACTACTTAGCAAATCTAGGAGTTCGACTTTTGGACTCCGAAGATGGTGGCGTTGTTCTCCAGAACAGAGCTGAatcctccttagtagccgaagtaAAAGAAAAACAGTTCAGTGATCCCTATTTATTGCAGCTGAAGGAAGGAATTCACAAACACAAGACTATGGTTTTTgaacaagggggagatgatggcACCTTGAGATACAGAGGCAGACTATGCGTTCCAGACGTAAATGGGCTCAGAGAGCGGATTATATCAGAAGCCcacaattccag ATCGTGGTACTCAGTTCACAGCAAACTTTTGGAAATCCTTTCAGAAGGGATTGGGTACAAGGGTGAACCTCAGCACCGCTTTTCATCTTCAGACAGATGGCCAGGCGGAACGCACCATTCAgactcttga
- the LOC107791751 gene encoding protein C2-DOMAIN ABA-RELATED 7-like has product MNTLGVLKIRVRRGINLAVRDAFGSDPYVVITMGGQALKTRVIKENINPVWNEELSLALYDPSLPITLTVYDKDTFTADDKMGDAKIDIKPYIDAINMGLEGLPDGVRVDRVQPNRDNCLSDESCIIWENGKMTQNMILRLQHVECGEIEIQIELINAQGRRGGLYI; this is encoded by the exons atgaaTACACTGGGTGTTTTGAAAATCAGAGTACGCAGAGGGATTAATCTTGCAGTGAGAGATGCTTTTGGtagtgatccttatgttgtcatCACCATGGGCGGCCAGGCat TGAAGACTCGAGTTATTAAAGAGAATATCAATCCTGTATGGAATGAGGAGTTGAGCCTTGCACTCTACGATCCCAGCCTTCCTATTACTTTA ACGGTGTATGACAAAGATACGTTCACTGCAGATGACAAAATGGGAGATGCCAAGATAGATATAAAACCCTATATTGATGCAATAAACATGGGATTAGAAGGACTCCCAGATGGTGTCAGGGTGGATAGAGTTCAGCCAAACAGGGACAATTGCCTttctgatgaaagttgcataatATGGGAGAATGGAAAGATGACACAAAACATGATTCTTAGATTGCAACATGTAGAATGTGGTGAAATTGAGATTCAAATTGAATTGATTAATGCTCAAGGTCGTAGAGGTGGCCTTTACatctaa